TGGCCACTTCCTGTATGTGCAGCTTCCAACATGGGTTGTCTCCGTACAATTGTCACACATTTACTTTGTTCACCAGGTTTATAAAAACACTTTTATTGTTACATAAAATTGCTCCCGCTGTCAGAGATGTGGCATAACGGATGACAACTTTTTACACATGATGTGGGAATGTTCGAGGTTAGGCCCATTTTGGAATGATAGGGCAGTTATGAAATGGTCTAAGAAAAACGGTCTTAGTTTCcctttgcaaccaatcacagcacacttttCATTTTACcaaagcagaatacaaaatgaaagctgcacggTGATTGGTCACTACGGGCAATTAAGACCGTTTCATAAATCTCCTCCAAAATGTTGGTAATTATTAGAAGGGTGCTCTTAACTACTATCCTGGCAGAACCTAAAATATGTTTATTAGGCATAATAGAAGAGCAAGCTAATGCTCCGATTGGTTAATTAAGCACCACGTCAGCCGATGGAAGCCGGTGCtccattaaccaatcacagccattcattgaatgacatcattgaatggttcTGATCGGTTAATCGATCGCcgtctttcattggctgacgcagcgttcgattaaccaatcagagcattagcttgcttaAAAAATGTGGTATTCAATCCCCACTATTAGGAAGAACTGGCATTGGCGTGTTGAAGGACACAGAAGCCTGCCGCagcccagcgcgagggacccgaacgctgtctgctaggtgagtattgttttggatttttttttttacatgtagtgtggGTAGGGCTGATATTTTGAGCCACCACCCCTTTccggaaaatcagggtagggcttattatcggggaaacacggtataccaGACGTGGAAACGAATAGCGGCTCACTGGATTGAACCAAACCCATCTAGTGTGCAGGAGTTCATATAAGGTTGGAGAAGGGTTTGTATTGCAAAATTTGAAACTGGGATTGATGGATCATTATGCCTGAACTGGCATCCAGGGCCCTGGCACTTATGAGACTGAGAATAGCACAACACATTCTTAATAGCGGTATTTAATCTGTGACCTAAGGGCCCTACTGCAATGTTGTAATGGATATAACTTGGGTCAGGTTGGATGACTGTAGAGGAGTTAAGGGAGATGGAGGATATACTGCAATGGAGTATGTGCAGACGAGGTGTGAAGGGCTTCATCTAGAACGTTTGTCTTTATTCCTACTTGGGTCATATTCTTAAATACGGAGATGCCAGCATTAATGGGACATGTACTACTATTTTAGTAATTTTTGTTCTCTCAGGGGGAAGTGGTGGTCTCTGTTTTTTGTACTGGAAATGGGGTTTATAGTCCATGTCCAATGAGGTCTGTGATGTATTACATGTGTTTATAAGTGCACAATAAGAAAAACTATATCTGAtttaaaacaaaccaaaaaaaaaatcaacagcgCTTGGTGATTTCAGCAATACAACGTTATGTTTAACTCCTTACAGTGATTCTTGAAAATAGGACAATAATGGCAACTTGGAAATAGGCAGCATTGGTGGATTATCATTACACTTTTAAGACCTTGGCCCTCTTATGGGGAACTTGCAGTTGCTGTCAACACAAGGGTGAAGAAATTTTAtgtagaaaaatgaaatttgaagaaaaaaacccccaaaaagtgTGAAGGTCCAGTTCTGGGTAAAGTTTGGTGAGTTTCCCCAAACCTTCAAATACTGTAGGCCCCTATCTGAACACTGGTTGAATGCCTTGTAACGCTACCTAGTGGCCATGTTGCTGAACTTTTTTTAATTCTTAAAAAGAATGACTCATTCTGAAGGGTCCAGCGTGCTCCGTCTCCTGAAGGAATAGATGCCATTAGCATTATTTAACAATTTTCCTCTTATGGAATTGACGGAAGGTGAGGCTTCAAGGTAAAGTGTTAAGTATCTCTGAAAGAAATCTATAGGACACTGCCTTTTTGTCTTTAGGTTAAGTCCATTTATGCCATTTTCATAGGAAGAAGTCTTTAATAGACAGTTACATATTAATGAGAATCAGACAGCTTTTTGCTTTGTCTCTATTAAATGGTGCTTTAACCAAAAAACATACGAGCGAATAAGCAATGAATGAGGCCATAGTATGAAGCACAAGTAGATCTCTGAGAATAAAAAGGCCCAGTAACACCTGACAAAAATCGATGAAGAAAAAGGAAGATCAAGTTCTCTCTCCTGTCTTGTTCCTCTAGTTCCTTTTTAATTACCCATGTATAGTCCGAGAATTCTTGAATGCCATCCATTGGAGTTCATGTAAGGATACACAGTTTAATGGTTGTGGATGAAGGCCTTATTCAGTGTATGCAGTACACAACATGTCCCAAGACCAAAATAAATATTCCTGATACAGCCATCTGTGCTCGAATCTAGTCAATGGCAATCTGCATTCTAGAAAAAGCCATTCTTTAGCAGACTATCAGAAACAGGAAAGAAACAAAACGAGAAGAAGGTTTTAAATAACTCTTTCATCAAGCAACTTATTGACACCTTCACAAATCCTTTTGAGGTTTGGCCTGCAGCTTCCATCAGGACTATAAAGGGCAGTAAGGAATTCAACATCTGAAAAATGATTGAAGACTCTGTTGATTCGACTATGAGATTTTGGCGTCAAGTGGCGCTGTACCAATTCATGAAGTAGGGTTTGGCATTCATGTAGTAGTCCAGAAAGAACACCTTTATCAAATGTGTATTCCACTTCATAAAAACTGACAGCTGTCATAGCCGTCTGGTTGAGCTTTTTCCTGAATTTCTCTACAATTTCCAATTCTTCAGGACTGAACTGGTTATTCCTATATAGAATGCCAACTTTTACAGCAACCTTGATCAAGTCCTTTAGGATTTTGTGAGCCTCTTTTTTATTCCTCACGTGTTCCTTAGTTGCTTTGTAAAGCTCATCAAAGATTTCGCTGCTTATATCGTCGATAAGCATATTTGCCATCGTCTTTGTAGCCATTTTGCTCAATATTTTCTTCTGAGCTTGTACTGCAAAGCTCTTCGAGCTGAAATTTTCTGGCCCTGTGAATGAAAGAGAAGACATTATTGACTGTCTATTAAACACATTTGACACGAAACAAAACATTCGACAATTTATTCTGTATCGAGGACAAGTAGTCTGTACAAAGTCACAGAGGACATCATTTACCATTTGCAGAGAAATGTCAGCAACTGGGGGCTTTTCTACCAAGCATGAAAGAGGCGCCCTATCTGAAATGACAAAGTCACCTAAACTAAAATAGACACAATTATAAAATGTACTTTCCATAATGATTTCTGACTTTAAAACTTCTGAAAGGGTGACAGATTTTACCAATGACTTTTACTATTGTGTTTTACTCAAACAAGCTCTGCAAGGAGCTCTGTAGAAAGCCTTTTATTACCTGCAGTACTAGAGGTAGCCATCAAACTCTCCACTTTTTTATTTAGAATAAAAAGCTTAATTTTCATCAACCTTATAAAAAGGTACAGAAAGTACAAAAAGGATACAGAGTTATCATGTGAGTCTTACtaacaaaaaaaagtacaagtCAGTAAGCCcttacatttaaaaaatacacaaaagaaTTCCCAAAAAAGGACAAAAGAAAAAGTTGGCCAAGGCTGGCAAGTTAGTGAGAGGGATGGGCACGTAATCCCTCAACTATTCAATATTACTGGTCTGTGAAACTAAAGTCCTCTTATAACTGGGTTAAAGTTTTTCAGACACACTATTGCAATACAAGTCCATCTATCAAGTCtctaatatttagcatttttttgTAGAACCACTAGTAGGGTCTTTGAGAAATTACCACCTTATCAGCCTTCCCCTTACAGCTGAgttgcaccaaaaattgcatgGTTTTATTATATATGGTATCTCCCATATCTGAAACGAAATTGTGGAGGTCAAAACATAGCTTCCCGATCTTGGGGTAAGCGCACAGGCAAAGGACAAATCGAGTAGTAAACCACTTAAATCAGTGTATCTTAAAGCATGCGAGGAAACATTAATGGCCACCAAAATAGTAATAAATGACCTTGAAAAGTCCACTGGGCCACCAAGGATTGCAATCCGTAATACAATACAATTTCAATTTGTATGTTCTGTTACATTGGAAATTGTGATACCTTCTATGCTAGGATGATCAAGATTTATTGATGTTTGATTTGAAACGCACTAATCCATATAAATATTCAAAAATACAGCCATGGGTACAAGGAGAAATTCGCACATGGCATGTTTGTTACAAAAACTTGTGCAACCAATCTTTTTGTTCATCAAATCTTTACTTGAAAAACATTGCATTGTACTCGGTACACTGCaatagtgtaaaaaagttaaaggactgaaACAGTATGAGTATATGCAAGTATATGCACCAATATAGTGACAAGAACAAATGCTAGGTGAGACGTAGGAAATAAGAACCAACGCAGGTGTTGTCAGGTTGTTGTCATAGTGCAAAAGTAGCTATAGAGATTCATATAGATCGGTCAGATGAGatcaagtgggggggggggggggtgtgattcCCGAGCATGCGCAGTGTTGTATGCAGCCCATACACGGTCTCTGCTGCAGAGCGTATGGGCTGTAGTATGTGCAACGCTGTGGGAGACTCGCAGCATTGTACACATATGCCcatatgaacgagccctaagggaTCAACAAAATCTGCTGTCACGAAGACTGGGATCATGTGGGCCGGGGTAAGTGGGAAAAGCTCTTGGAACAAAATCAATGAACAGTCTTCCATTTTCTAGGTCTGTATTACACCCCCAAATTCAGCGTCTAATTGTGCTTGAACTGGAGTGGAGGGTTTCTATAGGGATATAGGTCAGAGGTTTTAAAATTGGATAGAGCCTTCTTAGTATGAAGATAGGTGTGTAAAGAGTGGGAGAGTCTCATGTGCAGGCAAAGCCAGAAAGATTGATAGGATAGCTCTATATTTGGGAGGAGACTGAAGCCTCCCATAGAGTTAAGGAGTCATAGTAAATTATAAGACAGACTTCCTTAGAGAGGAAGAGAAAGTTTTCTGATATTCCTGAAAAATTAAGACAGTAGTTTAATAGGACTGGATTGGAGAAGGTAAATTAGTTTACGGACAATATCATTTTTAACTAGGTTCTTTCTTCGCATCAAGGAGATCATTGGGATACCTAAGGTTTTTAATTGGGATGTAAATTGCTCCAAGGACTCTTGAGGGAAAACACTGTGCCATGTTAGCAGAAAATTTAATACCTAGTTAGGTAGCATACAAGGAGTGCCATTTCAATGGAAAGTTTATAGAAAGTCTCGCTCTCTGCCGCTGGAATATTCATGCCCAAGATCTCACATTTGAGAggattaattttaaaattggaaaGCTGATGGAAATGTTGTAATAGTTATAATAAGGGCGGGAAGGCTCATGGGGGATTTCAGAGCGCAAGTTCTCGGGTCTTGGAAAGAATAAGGACCGTATCAatgcagctcagcaggcagtatataATGTCCAGGCTGGGACAGTTGGAGCAGGCTTTGGGTGTACTATTATTTTGTCTACTCTTTGCAGCCCCACCAAATCAGTGAAGATGGCATTCAGCATTGCAGGGAGGGAGTCTTGATCAAATATTTCAGGGAGACCTCTGATTCTTATGTTCTTCCTCCTATTCCTATCTTCTTGGTCCTCCAGTAGGAATTATGCTTGCTTTACCTGGGCATTTTACAGGAGCACATGTTCCCCCATAGCAGCACTGAAGTAGTTAACTGCTTGCCGTGTCTGCTCTAAGGACTCCACTCTTTGCCCTATGTGACGTATGTCTGCTTGGATCTCTGCTAGCTCACTAGCTATAGGAGCCAAAACAtttgtgagggcttttttttaggAAACCCCTTGAGATAGATAGAGTCAGTACTTCCTGGCTTTTCAGAAACACTGTAAGCTTCAGATTCCTCCACACCGCATGCAGTGTGCTGAGCTGGATGGAGGTCAGTATCACCTTGGGACCATGTGCTGAAGAAGCTGCCTGCGGTTTACTGACAGATTTCTCCATCTCAGGTTGCTGCCTGGCAGTCCTATACTGCCATGATCTGTCCCGGGCTTTTCCCCTCCAG
The nucleotide sequence above comes from Eleutherodactylus coqui strain aEleCoq1 chromosome 2, aEleCoq1.hap1, whole genome shotgun sequence. Encoded proteins:
- the TNFAIP8L3 gene encoding tumor necrosis factor alpha-induced protein 8-like protein 3: MDTDSGDLSEGELSPGPENFSSKSFAVQAQKKILSKMATKTMANMLIDDISSEIFDELYKATKEHVRNKKEAHKILKDLIKVAVKVGILYRNNQFSPEELEIVEKFRKKLNQTAMTAVSFYEVEYTFDKGVLSGLLHECQTLLHELVQRHLTPKSHSRINRVFNHFSDVEFLTALYSPDGSCRPNLKRICEGVNKLLDERVI